A stretch of the Osmerus eperlanus chromosome 10, fOsmEpe2.1, whole genome shotgun sequence genome encodes the following:
- the LOC134027663 gene encoding low choriolytic enzyme-like isoform X1: MSPLCVFAILSALLCSTQGYYIKVSFEESSEEEVNSIEADEFAVSTLLERANMHVGEGLDEPLVMYGDIAVKTGLQNADPCTARGCKWPKAADGNVYVPFTISNVYSSRERSVILDGLNSFAASSCVRFIPKTTQRDFVDIKSLSGCFSFVGRRGFGQDVSLARNGCVFRSVVQHELLHALGFNHEQTRSDRDLHVRILLENVEPGQEHNFDKINTNNLGTPYDYNSVMHYSRFAFSRNRQPTIVPIPDNNAVIGRATQMSPTDIMRINLLYNCNRTRFDSVEE; the protein is encoded by the exons ATGTCACCTCTCTGTGTTTTTGccatcctctctgctctcctgtgcTCCACTCAGGGCTACTATATAAAG GTTTCTTTTGAAGAAAGCTCAGAGGAAGAAG TCAACAGCATAGAAGCTGATGAATTTGCTGTCTCAACCCTACTGGAGAGAGCCAATATGCATGTTG ggGAGGGACTGGATGAGCCATTGGTCATGTACGGAGACATTGCAGTGAAGACAGGACTGCAAAATGCTGATCCATGCACGGCGCGTGGCTGCAAGTGGCCCAAGGCTGCTGACGGCAATGTCTATGTGCCCTTCACCATCTCCAACGTCTACT cATCCCGGGAGAGATCTGTCATCCTGGATGGTCTCAACTCCTTCGCCGCCTCCTCGTGTGTCCGCTTCATCCCCAAGACAACACAGAGGGACTTTGTGGACATCAAGTCTCTCTCAGG ATGTTTCTCGTTTGTGGGTCGCCGTGGGTTTGGTCAGGACGTGTCTCTGGCTCGGAATGGGTGTGTGTTCCGTTCCGTGGTCCAGCATGAACTGCTGCACGCCCTGGGCTTCAACCACGAGCAGACCCGCTCTGACCGTGATCTGCATGTCCGTATACTCCTGGAAAATGTTGAACCCG GACAAGAACACAACTTTGATAAGATCAACACCAACAACCTGGGTACTCCGTATGACTATAATTCTGTCATGCACTACAGCAG GTTTGCCTTCTCCAGGAACAGACAACCCACCATCGTTCCCATTCCAGATAACAATGCGGTCATTGGCCGGGCCACTCAAATGAGCCCTACAGACATCATGCGCATCAACCTCCTCTACAACTGCA aTCGCACCAGGTTTGACTCAGTAGAAGAGTAG